CAAAATAAACTGAATAAAAATAACGTGCTAAATAAACGCATGCTCAAATGAGAGAATAAATGCTGCCAGGTCGTAAAGTCTAAAGGGTGGTGATAGCCTATATAAGCCAATAAAAAGAGAATGTATGCGGCCAAAACGAGCGAGGTGACTCGCTGTATTAACCAGTCGCGCAAACCATTACCTGAAAGACTCGTGACATTGGTCAAATTTTTCACCATAAATAAATTCCCATCAAACTGGTCAAAACGAGCGTTGCAACCATCACGAACCCTGCTGTCCATTGCGCTGATTTTAAGGTATCCGCTACACCAGCATCCATAAATAGATGACGAATACCTGCAAATAAATGATAAAAAAGTGCAGCTAAAAAACCCAGTAGAAATAACTTCATTAAAGGATGTTCAAAACAAACGTGAACTGTAAAAAAGGCTTCAGGACTCTGCAAGGTCAATGTCATGAGCATTAAAAAAACAGGGATCGCTAAAAATAATAAAAACCCGGAAAGCCGATGCAAAATAGAGACAATCGCCGTCATTGGAAAGCGGATCGTCAATAAATTAAGGTTAATAGGTCGTTTACTCACAAATGGTAAGCCTTATTAAAAAGGGTAAAAAAAGACCGGGCGATTATACGCGTAAATTGATTTCAATTTCAAACCCTCAGCACATTCATTTGTCTTAAACGGGTTGATTTTTTCATCCTCAACTGACCCTTTCGTCGGTTCATTAAAAAATATAATGGACTTTGCGTCAGAATTTTACTTACATAAGATCATGTCTACCTAAAAAAACTTAATCCATCCTTAAGAGAGAAATTGAACCATTCATTTTTCTCAATCCCTTTGAGTTAATCTAAATCAACTAAATGCGCAAGTTTTTTTATCGCCTTCGTTTTCAACTCAAAAAAATGTCCTTTTTTCAGATCGTGAGGCAAACTGACGTTACCAAAACGTATCCGCATCAAACGGCTGACCGTTACACCTTGTGTTTCCCACAGTCGTCTGACCTCTCGATTGCGACCCTCTTTTAAGACCACATGGTACCAACGATTTGCACCCGAGCCGCCACTCGCTTGGATAGATGTGAAAGCGGCTCGTTTTTCTTTCAACATCACCCCTTTTTTCAGGCGATCCAACATGCTTTTATTCACCTTCCCTAAGACACGCACGACATATTCTCGTTCAATTTGATAAGAAGGGTGCGATAGCCGGTATGCAAATTCACCCTCATTCGTAAAAATTAATAATCCTGAGGTATTCATATCCAAACGACCTATCATAACCCAACGCTGGTCGCGCAAGCGTGGTAAATGCTCAAATACAGTGACGTGATGACGAGGATCCGAACGTGAACAAATTTCTCCGAGCGGTTTATGGTAAATCAAGACGCGACGTTCAAATGGCTTATTCGTTGTTAAACGAATCCGCTGATTATCTATCGTGACTTTCGCTTTCAAATGGATGCGCATGCCGAGTTTCGCGGGTTGTCCATTAATATGAACGCGACCGTCGTGGATCCAACGTTCTATTTCGCGACGCGATCCGAGGCCGAAATGGGCTAATATTTTTTGAATTTTTTCACTCATCGTTCATCAAAATCAATTAAGGTTCTTTCTTTGCGCGTGTACGTACTTATTATTTATTTTTTTAAAAAATAGTCACTGTTATACGAATTCCTTTAAACAGGAGAATGCTTTCAAGAAAATTAAATCGTGTTATGGTAGTCAACGCGCGGACATGGGGTCACTTCATTCGTTTTAGAAGGAAATGGGGGTAGTTCCGACACTGTTTTTAAACCAAAATGATCAAGAAATAAGGTTGATGTCGCATAGAGATTAGGACGCCCAGGTACTTCACGTTGCCCAACAACCTGAATCCACGCGTGCTCCAAAAGAACTTTAATAATCTGAGGGCTTACTGCCACCCCTCGTATCGCTTCAATATCTCCACGAGTCACGGGTTGCTTATACGCAATAATACTTAATGTTTCTAGAAAAGCACGAGAATAACGCGGTGGTTTTTCTGGCCACAGTCGTTTTACCCAGTCATGAAGGAGGCTATCTGTTTGAAAGCAATATCCGCTCGCCAGTTGTTTTAAGTGAATGCCCCGATCGCGATAATCATGTGTCAAATCCGCGAGTATTTTTTTCATCTCGGATGCGGTAGGCCGCTCTTCGTCGGTGAATAAATCTAAAAGACGTTTTAAGCTAACCGGCTCACCCGCTGCAAAAAGAGCTGCTTCGCAAACGAACTTAAGTTTTTGAATTTCCATGCGCAGACTATAGCAGTTTACGTTAAAACGTGCTATGCCTCTTGACTCCTTTTGTTCATTCCTATCTAATAGAGAAAAGCACCGGGGGTGCCTTTTGAAATAAAGGCTGAGAGAATAGTCACTTATTCAACCCTTATTAACCTGATCAGGCTAAAACCTGCGTAGGAAGATGTGATATGACTCTCAAAAAAAATGATCTCGATCAATTAACGCGGACATCAATCCATCAAACGAACCCTTTTAATTTAACGTCATTATTCCAGGACGTCGAAAAAATCCGAAAAACCCAACCTTTAATTCACAACATAACAAATTTAGTGGTCATGCAAACAGTAGCGAATGTTTTATTGGCATTAGGCGCTCTGCCCCTCATGGCCCATGCCAAAGAAGAAGTAGAGACCATGATTCAAAATGCACAAGCCTTCGTCATTAATATTGGAACATTGGATAGCTATTGGCTTTCATGTATTCAACAGGGTCAATATGCGGCATTAAAGCGTGGAATCCCCATTCTGTTGGATCCCGTTGGTGCAGGTTCTAGTTTTTATCGTACTCAAGCCGCTTTAACCATCATTGAGCGTGGTGTTGACATTATTCGTGGAAATGCTTCAGAAATTATGGCGTTGCAGGATAGTTCAATCAAAACAAAAGGGGTGGATACGTTACAACCCAGCGAACACGCGATTTCTTCAGCCTATGCCTTAGCAAAGAAATATGAATGTATCGTTGTTGTCAGCGGAAAAACTGATTTTATTGTTCGTTCATCCCAACACGTTGCATTACGCTATGGTAGTGCTCTGTTGACGAAAGTCACTGGTATGGGCTGCGCTTTAACCGCCATGATGGGCAGTTTCCTGAGTGTCAACCCGGATAAATTGAGGGCGTGCGTTCACACCATGGCCTTTATGGGTCTTGTGAGCGAATATGCTGAAAAAAAGTCCAATGGACCCGCCAGCTTTTGCACCAACCTATTAGACCTTTTTTATTCCGCACAAAAAGAGGATGTTCAACATTTACTGAAGCCGAACGTGTCACATGAACATTGATTATTCTTACTACTTGCTGGCAGATGAACAGGCCTCGGAACCCTTGTCAGTCATCGATGCGGTCCAACGGGTATTAAACCATACAGTCCGTTGCGTTCAACTTCGTATGAAAAATCAACGTCGCAAAAAAATAATGGATACCGGTAAACAATTAGTTGATTTATTACAGGCATGGAATATTCCTTTAATTATCAATGATCACGCCGATATTGCGTGTGCGATTGATGCGGCCGGTGTCCATCTTGGTCAGACCGATCGACCTTACCCTGAGATTCGTCAACACTGTGGTTATAAAAAAATTATTGGCCTAACCATTGAAAATAGCCAACAAGCACAGCAATGTCGTCATTATGATTGTGATTATTTTGGTGTCGGACCCATCTTTTCAACGGTCACGAAAAAATTTTCCACACCACCGCTCGGTCTTGTTCAATTCAATCGGATTATGCGTATACTGAATGCACCTGTGGTCGCTATCGGTGGAATCACACTTGAAAATGTTCAATCCGTATTAGAGACCGGTTGTGCCGGTATTGCCGTTGCATCAGCGGTTTTTCAAACCCCGGATCCGGTTAAACAGAGTCAAAAATTCGCACACATTATTTCTCAATCATAATCGTTATGAATTTCCCTTCTCAATTAGCACAGGTTGTCAGTATTGCGGGCACTGATCCTTCGGGCGGTGCAGGTATTCAAGCGGATATCAAAGCAATTTCAGCAACAGGCAGTTATGCTGCCAGTATTATTACTGTTTTAGTTGCGCAAAACACACAAGCCGTTATCAGTCTACAAGACATTCCACTCGATTTTATTCAACAGCAAATCGATGCTGTCTTCACTGATTTATCCATAAACGCAGTTAAACTGGGCATGCTTTATCATGAAGGCATTATCCGTTTAATCCGCCATAATTTAAAAAAATATCAACCCCCTTTTATTGTTCTTGATCCCGTCATGATTACTCAGACCGGCCACCCCCTTCTTAAACCGCAGGCCATACAGGTTTTAGCGACTGATTTATTTCCTTTAGCCACATTGATTACACCCAATATTCCAGAAGCCGAATCTCTTTTAAATCTGAAAATCATCGATGCGACCACTATGCAAAAGGCTGCAGTTTTATTGGCAACACGTTATAAGGTGTCGGTGCTGCTTAAAGGAGGGCATTCTCCATACGATGCCTCTGATATTTTTTACGATTTCTCGCAAAAACAAATTCATTATTTTAAACGAGCACGAATAAACACAAAAAATACGCATGGTACCGGTTGCACGTTATCTGCAGCCATCGCCTCTTATCTTGCCCAAGGTCTAAACGTGGTTGAAGCCATTTTTCATGCAAAAAATTATTTAACACAATGCCTTTTAGCCGCAAAAGATTTACATCTTGGACAAGGCCAGGGTCCAGTAAACCACTTTTATTTTTTAAAAAAAGAGAAACCATGTTTGATCGACTAAAAAAATCGGTTTCGGCGCTGATGCCAAAAATTTATCAACATCCCTTTAATCAAGAGCTTATCCAAGGGCGTTTACCGCTTGAAAAATTTATTTTTTATCTCAGTCAAGATGCACTTTATCTGGTGGATTTTTCTAAAGCACTGACACTCACAGCAGCACGATTGTCCGATCAAAAACACTGTGAACAATTTATTCAATTAGCCCTGGACGCATTACATGCCGAACGCGATCTTCATCGTCACTTTCTAAAAAAACATGCCGCATTAACAACGCGTCAACAAAGTCCTTTTTGTTTTATGTATACCAATTATTTATTACGACTTGCGATCTCCGGCACTTTAGAAGAAGCGGTTGCGAGTTTATTACCGTGTTTTTGGATCTATCAACAAGTGGGACAGCGTGCTTCCTCTCAAACCGTTTTGAATAATCCCTACCAAGATTGGATTGATTTATATTCCAGCTCAACGTTTAATGACTCGGTTGAACACATGATAAACACATTAAATAAACTGGCTTTACTGGCAAGCGCGCATGGCCAACAAAAAATGATCAACGCCTTTACTCAAGCCAGCCTCTGTGAATGGCATTTCTGGCAAGGTGCTTACTTACAACAAACCTGGTTCATTTAAAATTTTCTAATGAAATTAATTTTTTTTAAATTAAAAAATATTTCTATTAATTTACTCCTTATAACGTATTGTCTGTATAAAATTGAACTGATATTCTTAAGGTTACGATTTAAATTTAATTCCTAAAAAATTATTTAAAAATAGTTTATTTCATACTATAAAAGGGACATTATATGTTAAAAATATTTTTTAAAAAAAATACCACTGAATATCCAATCAACCCTGCTATCAATAAAAAACTGGCTTTAAGTTATACGCCTTTACCTAAAATTGATATCACTCAATTACCGCCCCTCCAAGAAAATTGGTTGGACGATTTTCAAGTCATTATTGCGGAATATAATGATGAATTATCCAATCATACATTGGAACTTCATGCTGGTAAATGTGCTTATTATAATGCAAAAAAAGTTTTATCCGAACAATTACAACTGATTTATCATCGTCTACTCGGGAATTTAGATTCAGAACTAGGAAAACTTTCCATGGATGTTCGCGAATCTATTCTTAGCCAGTTAACCGAAGATATTAAGCTCTGTACGGAGGGCTTTCATAATCGTGTCAATATTATTGTAAATTCGTTTTATCGACCTCGTAATTTAACTGAACTACTCTATGTCGTGCGAAAAGAAATTGTAGATAATGTCGCTTCGACACTCGCGAATGAAATCCACGCATGGAATTATTTTAGTGTTGTTGCAGCGAATGACGGTTTAGGCATAAAAGCCAACTTTTCAGGTGATCAATATACAAACAGTTTTCCAGAAGATCCGATTCGATGTGCTTTACAAACCAGTTTTTGTAAAAAATTTACTCCTTTTAATTTACCGAATTTACTGATTCATGAATTTATAAAACTTATTCCTGAATTAGAACCCGAAAAAAAAAGCGAAAACGGCTTATCGTTACAATTGGTCACTAAAATTGAAGATTTAATCCAAAACTTTTTGCCGAATTATATTAATAAAGTAGACGATGATCCAAATAATTGGATTAATTATTTTATACTCGATTATGACAAAGACGATCCCCTCATTTTCAGTTTTGTTAACATTAATTTTGAAAAGTTGTATCAATCTTTTTTTAATGCCTTACTCGATCAAAAATTTATTGAAACTCCGATAATAAACACGTTGACTGAAAGCGCTTATTATAATTTCGTTTTAAAAAAAAATCCATTGCACGATACCGAACAATTGATTTCTGAACTGATTAGCGAGAGAAGATTGACGATATTACTTGAGCAATTAGTTGAATTAAATGAAAAATTTCCAACGCACTATTCACAGTTAAGTCAAAGCAACCTTTTTATGACCCATGCCTCAACTTTAATAGACTATTTGAATGATCAATTAGCCACGAATATGGGTTATTCTGCAGAAATTATCCTTGCTTATCAGTTAGTATTTGACTTAAATTTACCGCTCACAGATTGTCATGTTAAAAAAATAGCCGACACTTTACTTTTAGAAAATCAACGCGGTTCAAATCTGCTCATGATAGGATCGCGATATAATCCCTTGCTTGTTCTGGCTATCTTAAATTTTATTACGCGTTATAAAACCATTATTAGCGAACATAACGCCTCTATCATTAAATATATTTTTTTAATGAAAAATAATTACAATCAAAATGCATTGATGATAGCCGCTACTTATCATGCTGAAGCCGTGGATCTATTATTAAATTTTTTAGGAAAAAATATTCATGAATTAGATGCTGAGGTTTTACAAGAATTTTTTTTAGAAAGACAAAATGACAACTATAATGTACTGATGTTGGCCGCCATCAAACAAGCGAAAGCATTTAAAATGATCATCAATTTTTTAACTACATATATTAGGCATTTCGCTACGGAGACATTATATAAACTCGTTACACAACAGCAAAAAAATAGCTATACTGCGGTTACTTTAATTACTCATTTTTTTCCTGATTATACGAAAACAATTTTATCTTTTATAGCACAGCATATAAAAATTGATCGTAAAACTATTCATAAACTTTTTTTTACCGGAAATTCGAATGAAACGTGCGCCGCGTTAATGTTAGCAGTACAAAACCAAGTTGAAGCAACCCAGTCCATTCTAAAATTCATTTCCGCCAATATTGATCATTTTGGTCCTTACCTTTTAAATAAAATGTTTTTAGAAAAAAATGAAGACGGTAATTCTATTATCATGTTAGCCTCGATTTATAGCCCACGCGCATTAAGCGCTATTCTTCATTTTATTGATACGCATACTCATCATTTCTTTCTAGAAAAAATTCCTGAATTTTTCCTATTATGCAATCTTAATAATTTTAATTGTCTGATGCTTGCTGCCGATCGTCAGTGTGAATCGTTAAAAATTCTTTTTGATTATATCAATGAAAAAATTGAATTTTTTTCTGAACATTTAAAAACTTTATTTCTTACTAAAACAGAAAAAGGCTATCACACGCTGACGCTTGCGCGCTTTTATCCTGAATTATTTTTACCGCTTATTAAATTTTATATTAATCAAAAGCTGTCTACTTTAGAGCAGCTTTTTTTTGAACATTATAATTTTGATATGACACTTTTGATTTTATTAGCAAAGGATGATACACCGACTTTAAAACCTACGCTTAATTTTCTTGAGGAACATACCGATCTTCTTCCAGCAGAAAAGTGGCCTCAATTAATCGCTCACAACAATGATCACGATTATAATAGTTTCATGTTAGCGGTGCGTAATCACCCTAAAAATGTTGCCATTATTCTCAATTTTATTCAATTGCATCCTAAAATTTTTTCCCCTTTATTTATTAAACAGCTGTTATTAACAAAAAATAATCTTATACATAGTACGTTAATGATAGCGGCAAAATATCAACCTGAGTCCGTTACACTTTTGCTTGAGTATAGTCAAATGCAAGCTAATCTCTCTGAATTTATTAAAGAATTCTTATTAACCTACGATAGATTTAATACGAATGCATTATTGATAGCGGCAATTCATCAAATTGAAGCCGTTCAACCGTTATTAGCGTTTTTTAGTGACTATATTCACTATTTTAAAAATGAGGAGATCTATGATTTTGTTTTCAAAAAAGTTTATGATGAAAAATATTACATCTCAGCCTTTTTGACGAATAATTATAAAGCTAGAAAAACGATTTTGTCAGTGACTTCTCAACTTAAAAGACAAATAGGTTCTGATGCACTGCTCAATTTTATTGATCACCATATTGATAAAATAGGTATTACGATTTTTTTAGAAATACTCACCGAAAAAAATGAGCAAGATAATTATTCTTTTCAAATAGCTTATTCCCGATACCCCCTTATTCTAAAAAATGTTTTAAAGTTTATTACTTCGTTAGAAGATCCGAACGTCTTTAAGCCGGTTCACCACTTACTGGTTGATTTTGTTTTTAACCAATTAACACGATGGCCTCATTCCGCTCAGGATGAAGCATTATTTTCAAAAATAGCAAAAGATTGTTCCACCTTTTTATTAAATGATTTTAATTTAGATCATTTTTATTCGCGTTTTGATAATTTAAAAATTTTAACTAAAATTTTCCTGCATTCTCTCATGGATAACTTAGAATTAAAAAAAGCCAATGAACTCAATCAGTATTATTTTTTTAGATTATTTTCATCAACGGAATATGAGCTGAAAGCTGTCATCGAATTAAGCAATTTTTTTAACCGAGAAGAGGATAAAAATGAATATTTACAACAATTTAATAAAAAGTATTATCGGTTGCTTCGATCTAAATTGACGTTAAATGCTTTATTTATGGCGTGTCAAAAACTAGCCCACCTTGACAGTGAAAAAACCTGTGATAATGATCCACACTCTTCTCAAGAAGGAGAGATGGGCTTACCCCGCTTAAGTCAGTATTAAATTTACGTTCACTTTTAGGATAAACTAAAATTTAAGACGCCGAGGTAGTTTACTCGTAAAGCCCAAATAAAGAGCGATAATCGCGGTTAAAAGATAGAAAAAACTATCGGAAAGGTTAATATGGGTAATACCCAAATTGCCATTCATCGCGAAACTCCAAATGGCAAGTGCAGCGAACACGCACCCAAAAAATTTAAAAAACAAACGCGCATAAAAAGCTGAACTACTTGCAGATAAAGCAAACAAACCAATCAGTACGTAAAAAAGGTTCAATAAAATACCCGTTGAAAAAAAACTGAACAATTTATGATAGGGTGTCAGTACTGGGATAAATCCTAACACGCCCAATACAATAAAAGCTATAGCAAAAACGAAGGCCATACCTCTTAAAAACACGGAAGCTCCCTTTACTTGGTTGGCTTTCGCCATAGAGTCATCAGTATAGTTTACTTTAAAAAAATATCAAATTTATCCTTCACGTTGAATGATCACTTTCTTCTGGCTTAAACGGGTCATTATTTAAGCATTATACGGACAAATCTATGCTTACTCACAGATTCTGTGAATAACATTGTGGACAGAGTTGGGGGAAGCGAATAAAAACCTTGATTTATAAGTCATCGTTACAATTTGTACAAGCTTTAAACAAAAGAAAAAAACGTCATTTTTTCAATTAGTTATCTCCTGTCAACCCGAAAATTACTTTTAATGGTGTTAAGATGACAGAGAATAAATTAAATTGAATCGAACTTGTGTAAAAGTCTGAACATTCTTAACGTTGTCAATAGGCAGATCATGGAAATCTATAACACGCTTTTTAGAGCATTAAATCCGAATGATTTATTACTCACCGGCAATAAACGTCTCATCCCTTTTTTACACAAAGCTTATGCGCATTATCAAGAAAAACAAAAAAAACAACGATGGCTCCCACTAAAAATCTTTACGTTTACACGGTGGTTAGAAACACTTTGGGAAAAACAATTTATCGAGCAAATGGGTTTCCCTTTACGTTTACTGAATAAATTGCAAGAATATAGCGCATGGCATATTGTTATTCAGTCATCCCATTCTTTTTTTTTAGATATTGCGAATACAGCCGAAAACGCTCGAAAAGCGTGGCATCTGATACAACAAACTCAACTGGATTACTTATCACCCTTTTTCAAGCAATGCAACGAAACAGAAGCGTGGCAAACCTGGGCTAAACAGTTTGTTCATTATTGTGAAAGTCATGCTTACATTGACCTATCCAGCGCCCTTAATCACCTGATGTGCTTATTTCATAAAAAAATTTTAAAACCACCGCAACGCATTTTTTTAATTGGATTTAATGAAATAAATCCACAATACAAAAATCTACTTCGCGTCTTAAACGATCAAGGTTGCTCTATTCATCATTACGCACCCACTTATCCAAAAACCAAACAATATCGTATTTCTTTACCGGATAAAGAAACAGAATATCAGACGATGGCGCTTTGGGCTTATCAATCCTTTCAACAATCTAAAAAAAACATTGGTTGCCTTATTCCTCATTTAGTGGAACGACGAACCCATTTATTGACTATTTTTACAGATATTTTTACGGAGTGTGCACCTCATTCTATCGATCCCCCTCCGTTTAACATTGCTGCAGGAAATCCATTACTTGAATTTGGGCTTATCCAAACCGCACTACTCATTCTTGATTTAAAAGCGATCAATACTTTTTCATCTCTTCATTCCTTACTCCGTTCCCCTTATATCGGTGGATTTCAGCGCGAGCAATCACCGCGTGCTTCTCTTGATATTTTCTTACGTGGTGCTGAAAATCGATTGAGTTTAAATCAACTTATCACGATAAGTGAAGAACAAACCTGTTTTATTTTAAGTCGTTCCTTGAAAACGTTACTTGGTTTAATTAAAAAGTACACGTGTCATTTTTTAGCAAAACCTAGTTTTTGGTCCGCGTATTTTGTTAAAAAACTTCACGCCTTCTCTTGGCCTGGAGACCGACCATTCATCCGTGAAGAATATCAATTGTTAGACTGCTGGTCTGAATTATTAACCGCGTTTGCCGGCTTAGATTTTATTCTCGGCGAAATTTCACACGACACTGCTTTACGGCACCTACGCTGTCACATTGCAAATACGTTATTTCAAATGAAGACGCTACATGATGATCCACCCATTCAAGTGCTCGGTTTGCTGGATGCCGCAGGGATGTATTTTGATGAATTATGGGTCATGGGTTTTGATGATAAAACGTGGCCTGCTCCTGCGAAACCGAATCCCTTTATTCCTTATGCGTTACAACGCGGCCAACCTATACCGTCTTCATCCAGTGAACGGGAATATTATTTTGCAGCCATGTTAACAAAAAATTTAACTGCTCATGCAAAAAAACTTATTTTTAGCACTGCCAAACAACATCTCGATGAAACGCTACGCCCTAGTGTTTTCATTCAATCCTTACCGGAAATCAAATTAAATGATCTCCATCTTCCCCCTTATTCCACGATGGCTAAAAAAATAATGGAAAGTCAAGAATGGGAATATTATAGCGATGAATGTATCGCCCTCACCGAGGATAATTTCATCTCAGGTACTCAACTTTTACAATCACAAGCCGCGTGTCCATTTCAAGCGTTTGCACGCTGGCGTTTAAAAGCACGTACCCACCCTTTTTTCCCACAAAATAATGGGCTCGATGCGCGCGAACGAGGTATACTTTTTCATCGTGTTTTAGAACAATTTTGGAATAAAATAAAAAATCAAGAAACGTTATTGTCATTAACCCAACACGCACTCAATCAACATATCCATGATGCGATCAACACCTGTTTAAAGATATGGAGCAAAAAACGCCCGATTATTTTCAAAACTTATTTTGCAACGCTTGAACGACAACGTCTCTCTTCTTTATTAAGCACACTCATTGATTTAGAAAAACAACGACCTCATTTCAGCGAGACTCAACATGAAAAAAAACAACATTTAAAATTAGGTCCATTCATTTTGTCATTGCGTATCGATAGAATCGACAAACTTGATGGGAACGACGCGATGATTATCGATTATAAAACGAGCCGACCACAGAAAATAGATTGGTTGGACGAACGCTGTGATTATCCTCAATTACCTTTGTATTGCTTAAGTGACCCAAAAACAGTGCGTAGTTTTTCAGTGTGGTATTGTCATCGTAATCGTATTACGTTAAAAGGTCTCTCTGAAGAAGAAACGTCATTAAAGCCATTAACGCCCTTAAAAAAACTAAAAACGTCACACGCGCTCCATCATTGGTCCGATCTACTGAAACATTGGCAGCTTTCTTTGGAAAAACTGGCGTTAGAATTTCAGCAAGGCGTTAACCACATTCACCCAAAACGTGGCGCGACGACCTGTCGACAGTGTGATTTGCAATTGCTTTGTCGCGTAAACCATCCACGCTTGGTGCCATTAAATGATGAAACCAACCTTTGAATTATTAGCCGATGCACTGGAGCGTCAACGTGCACTTGACCCCAAAACATCCTTTATTGTTCAAGCGCCCGCAGGTTCTGGAAAAACAGAATTATTAGTCCGTCGTTATCTGACGTTATTAGCGCGCGTGCCTTACCCAGAAGCCATTATTGCGATTACGTTTACTCGCAAAGCCGCCAACGAAATGCGCTTGCGCATTATGACAGCTTTAACCGTTGCCCACGAGAAAAACATCACAGCCGTCCAGGATAAAGATAAGGAACGTCATTTTCTCGCTCAAAAAGCATTACTTCAAAATAAAACGTTCGAGTGGAATTTATTAAGTCACCCGAATCGGTTACGCATACTCACCATTGACAGTTTTTGTCAATCATTAACGCGACAAATGCCTTTACAGGCCGGCTTAAGCGAACAATGGACACCCACTGATAATCCAGAATGGCTCTATCGTTTAGCGATCCATGAATTTCTTAACCCATTAGATGAGAAAGTAACGTGGTTTAGTGCTTTAAATCAATTACTCATCCATCTGGACAACGACTTTCAACGGCTCGAAAACTTGCTTGTTCCACTCTTAGCACGCCGTGAACAATGGCTGGATTACTTATTATTACAATCCCCTGATGACTTACGTAAAACGTTAGAACAATCACTATGGGATCTGAACCAAAACAATGTTAAACAATTAAATCAGCTGATTAATCCCCATGATGCACAAAAACTTTTGAAATTACTTAACTTTTCATTGCAACAACGTCAACGTTCGCCCCTCAAGCGGCATGATGATTTAACGTTTTGGAACGCCGCAAGTCATTTGGTATTAACCGCTCAAGATACGTTTCGTCAACGTTTAGGGAAAGCAGAAGGCTTCACAATCGATGCAACGAGCAAAAATAAAATCTTAAAAACAGAAATAAACCGTTTAAAATCGCAACTATTGGATTTAATTCATGATTTAAGCCAACAGCCGGGCGTCAAAGAAACGTTCATTGCTTTAAAACACGCACCACCCTCTCATTATACCGAAACACAATGGAAGATT
The DNA window shown above is from Rickettsiella grylli and carries:
- the tenA gene encoding thiaminase II, giving the protein MFDRLKKSVSALMPKIYQHPFNQELIQGRLPLEKFIFYLSQDALYLVDFSKALTLTAARLSDQKHCEQFIQLALDALHAERDLHRHFLKKHAALTTRQQSPFCFMYTNYLLRLAISGTLEEAVASLLPCFWIYQQVGQRASSQTVLNNPYQDWIDLYSSSTFNDSVEHMINTLNKLALLASAHGQQKMINAFTQASLCEWHFWQGAYLQQTWFI
- the thiM gene encoding hydroxyethylthiazole kinase; its protein translation is MTLKKNDLDQLTRTSIHQTNPFNLTSLFQDVEKIRKTQPLIHNITNLVVMQTVANVLLALGALPLMAHAKEEVETMIQNAQAFVINIGTLDSYWLSCIQQGQYAALKRGIPILLDPVGAGSSFYRTQAALTIIERGVDIIRGNASEIMALQDSSIKTKGVDTLQPSEHAISSAYALAKKYECIVVVSGKTDFIVRSSQHVALRYGSALLTKVTGMGCALTAMMGSFLSVNPDKLRACVHTMAFMGLVSEYAEKKSNGPASFCTNLLDLFYSAQKEDVQHLLKPNVSHEH
- the thiD gene encoding bifunctional hydroxymethylpyrimidine kinase/phosphomethylpyrimidine kinase, which encodes MNFPSQLAQVVSIAGTDPSGGAGIQADIKAISATGSYAASIITVLVAQNTQAVISLQDIPLDFIQQQIDAVFTDLSINAVKLGMLYHEGIIRLIRHNLKKYQPPFIVLDPVMITQTGHPLLKPQAIQVLATDLFPLATLITPNIPEAESLLNLKIIDATTMQKAAVLLATRYKVSVLLKGGHSPYDASDIFYDFSQKQIHYFKRARINTKNTHGTGCTLSAAIASYLAQGLNVVEAIFHAKNYLTQCLLAAKDLHLGQGQGPVNHFYFLKKEKPCLID
- the scpB gene encoding SMC-Scp complex subunit ScpB, which encodes MEIQKLKFVCEAALFAAGEPVSLKRLLDLFTDEERPTASEMKKILADLTHDYRDRGIHLKQLASGYCFQTDSLLHDWVKRLWPEKPPRYSRAFLETLSIIAYKQPVTRGDIEAIRGVAVSPQIIKVLLEHAWIQVVGQREVPGRPNLYATSTLFLDHFGLKTVSELPPFPSKTNEVTPCPRVDYHNTI
- the sdhD gene encoding succinate dehydrogenase, hydrophobic membrane anchor protein, producing MVKNLTNVTSLSGNGLRDWLIQRVTSLVLAAYILFLLAYIGYHHPLDFTTWQHLFSHLSMRLFSTLFLFSLFWHAWVGLWTIVTDYIRWASLRLMVQLFIIMTLFLYLIWGLAIFWGVIDGFTHIHI
- the sdhC gene encoding succinate dehydrogenase, cytochrome b556 subunit → MSKRPINLNLLTIRFPMTAIVSILHRLSGFLLFLAIPVFLMLMTLTLQSPEAFFTVHVCFEHPLMKLFLLGFLAALFYHLFAGIRHLFMDAGVADTLKSAQWTAGFVMVATLVLTSLMGIYLW
- the thiE gene encoding thiamine phosphate synthase, with protein sequence MNIDYSYYLLADEQASEPLSVIDAVQRVLNHTVRCVQLRMKNQRRKKIMDTGKQLVDLLQAWNIPLIINDHADIACAIDAAGVHLGQTDRPYPEIRQHCGYKKIIGLTIENSQQAQQCRHYDCDYFGVGPIFSTVTKKFSTPPLGLVQFNRIMRILNAPVVAIGGITLENVQSVLETGCAGIAVASAVFQTPDPVKQSQKFAHIISQS
- the rluB gene encoding 23S rRNA pseudouridine(2605) synthase RluB, whose product is MSEKIQKILAHFGLGSRREIERWIHDGRVHINGQPAKLGMRIHLKAKVTIDNQRIRLTTNKPFERRVLIYHKPLGEICSRSDPRHHVTVFEHLPRLRDQRWVMIGRLDMNTSGLLIFTNEGEFAYRLSHPSYQIEREYVVRVLGKVNKSMLDRLKKGVMLKEKRAAFTSIQASGGSGANRWYHVVLKEGRNREVRRLWETQGVTVSRLMRIRFGNVSLPHDLKKGHFFELKTKAIKKLAHLVDLD